In a single window of the Candidatus Aenigmatarchaeota archaeon genome:
- a CDS encoding DJ-1/PfpI family protein — protein MKVMVPLANGFEEIEAFTVVDVLRRAGIEVEMVGVVGSVIEGAHKIKVMVDKRFNEINPKNYDAIVLPGGPGYKTLERTSQLIDAIKEFDSKGKVIGAICAAPAILAHAGLLDEKRATIYPGMEKELSYPRGNKVVVDQHIITSQAPGTAMEFAIALVKKLKGDAEALRLKKELVVE, from the coding sequence ATGAAAGTTATGGTTCCTTTGGCAAATGGGTTTGAAGAAATAGAGGCATTTACTGTTGTTGATGTCCTAAGAAGGGCTGGTATAGAAGTTGAGATGGTTGGTGTCGTCGGTTCTGTTATTGAGGGGGCCCACAAAATAAAGGTCATGGTTGACAAAAGGTTCAATGAAATTAATCCGAAGAATTATGATGCAATAGTACTTCCCGGAGGGCCGGGATACAAAACTCTTGAAAGGACATCACAGCTGATAGATGCAATAAAGGAATTTGATTCCAAAGGAAAAGTTATAGGTGCAATATGTGCAGCTCCGGCAATTCTTGCACACGCTGGTTTACTTGATGAAAAGAGGGCAACGATTTATCCCGGAATGGAAAAAGAATTATCTTATCCAAGAGGAAATAAGGTTGTTGTTGATCAACACATAATAACTTCCCAAGCTCCTGGAACTGCTATGGAATTTGCAATAGCATTGGTTAAAAAATTGAAAGGTGATGCTGAGGCTTTAAGGTTGAAGAAAGAACTAGTGGTGGAATAA
- a CDS encoding glycosyltransferase: MTYIESQEKRRKPKLKPKISVIIPAYNESENIIKTIKSVLKTNYPKDKLEIIVVDDASKDDTYLQAKKMEGKNVKVFTKKHGGKAKAVNFGIKKSSGEIIMVLDADTFPDKNCFMNIIGYFEDPKVMAALPLIKIWEPKNIIEKCQVIEYTIMGLIKKSFSFMGSMSCTPAGAFIRKSFLEKYGGFDTKTLTEDFEMGLRIQSKNYRIIQSLDSQVYTVVPKKLKKLVRQRIRWSYGTLENIKKYKYMIGPKYGDLGVFFLPLNLLGIGLISFIFLYYSIKSFFDFFEKIKMWSLIKFDIFTKMDLDFRLNFWNILMDEKFLLIVLTTLTAFLVYEISRRAINERFRIEYIFYLLIYGWVLGFSQLISMIYFIAGKKPKW, translated from the coding sequence TTGACTTACATAGAAAGTCAGGAAAAAAGAAGAAAACCAAAATTAAAACCAAAAATTAGTGTAATAATTCCCGCATACAATGAAAGTGAAAATATTATAAAGACTATAAAATCTGTCCTGAAAACCAATTATCCAAAAGATAAATTGGAAATAATTGTCGTTGATGATGCATCGAAAGATGATACTTACCTTCAAGCAAAAAAAATGGAAGGAAAAAATGTAAAGGTATTCACCAAAAAACATGGTGGAAAGGCAAAAGCTGTTAATTTTGGTATAAAAAAGTCATCTGGAGAAATAATAATGGTTCTTGATGCGGATACATTTCCAGATAAAAATTGCTTTATGAATATAATAGGATATTTTGAAGATCCAAAAGTAATGGCTGCCCTTCCTTTGATAAAGATTTGGGAACCAAAAAATATAATAGAAAAATGTCAGGTTATTGAATACACTATAATGGGATTGATAAAAAAATCCTTCTCATTTATGGGGTCTATGAGTTGTACACCCGCGGGGGCTTTTATAAGAAAAAGTTTTTTAGAAAAGTATGGTGGATTTGATACAAAAACCTTGACAGAAGATTTTGAGATGGGCCTTAGAATACAGTCAAAGAATTACAGGATAATTCAATCTTTGGATAGCCAAGTTTACACAGTTGTTCCTAAAAAATTGAAGAAATTGGTAAGACAAAGGATAAGGTGGAGTTATGGTACACTCGAAAATATAAAAAAATACAAGTATATGATTGGACCAAAATATGGGGATTTAGGTGTTTTCTTTCTTCCACTAAATCTTTTAGGTATAGGGTTGATTTCATTTATTTTTTTATATTATTCGATAAAATCGTTTTTTGATTTTTTTGAAAAAATCAAGATGTGGTCACTAATAAAATTTGACATTTTTACAAAGATGGATTTGGATTTTAGATTGAATTTTTGGAATATTTTAATGGATGAAAAATTTCTATTGATTGTTCTCACAACTTTGACTGCATTTTTGGTTTATGAAATATCAAGAAGAGCTATAAATGAAAGGTTTAGAATTGAATACATTTTTTATTTATTAATTTATGGCTGGGTTTTGGGTTTTTCTCAATTGATCAGTATGATATATTTCATTGCTGGAAAAAAACCAAAGTGGTGA
- the pth2 gene encoding aminoacyl-tRNA hydrolase — MIKQVIVIRNDLGMSLGKICAQACHASIGSFEKTPEDIKNRWKLGGQKKVILQVNSRKEIIELHKKAKSLKVPCFLVKDAGLTELKPGTITALGIGPEKEEKINKITGSLKLL, encoded by the coding sequence ATGATAAAACAAGTTATAGTCATAAGAAACGATTTGGGGATGAGTTTAGGTAAGATATGTGCCCAAGCTTGTCATGCCTCAATAGGATCATTTGAAAAAACCCCGGAAGATATAAAAAATCGATGGAAACTTGGGGGGCAAAAAAAAGTGATCCTCCAAGTGAATTCAAGAAAAGAGATAATTGAACTCCACAAAAAAGCAAAATCCCTTAAAGTACCTTGTTTTCTAGTAAAGGATGCCGGTTTAACTGAATTAAAGCCTGGAACAATAACCGCCCTTGGAATAGGCCCAGAAAAAGAGGAAAAAATAAACAAAATCACAGGAAGCCTTAAATTACTTTAA